The stretch of DNA ACCGATCTTCGCGAACGTGGTGCTGGCCGACGAGATCAATCGTGCGCCCCCCAAAACACAGGCCGCGCTACTGGAGGCGATGGGTGAGGGGCAGGTCTCCGTCGACGGCGAAACCCACCAGCTTCCGGACCCCTTTATCGTCATCGCGACGCAGAACCCCGTTGAGCAGGAAGGGACGTTCGGCCTGCCAGAGGCCCAGCGCGACCGCTTCATTGTGAAAACGTCGATGGGCTACCCCGAGTTCGACGGCGAGATGGAGCTCATCGATCGCCGTGCGGGCCGCACCGAGTCGGTGCCCAGCGTCTCAGCGGTTGCCGACACGGCAACGGTCCGCGACCTGCGAGCGGTGCCGGAGACAGTCACTGCCGAGCAGAACGTCCGAGAGTATCTCGTGAAACTTGGGCGAGCGACCCGCGAGCACCGCCACGTCTCTGTCGGCGTCTCGCCCCGCGGGATCCAGCACCTGTTCGAGGCAAGCCGTGCTTACGCGACGTTGCAGGGCCGTACGTATCTCGTGCCGGACGACGTAAAGCGGACCGTCGACGACGTGTTCCCCCACCGACTCGTACTGACTGCGGAGGCCGAGATCGAAGGTGTCGACGCCGCTGACGTGCTGGAAGACGTGAAGGGGCAGATTCCCGTGCCCACGATGGAGGCCTAGCGGGCGAGCACCAGACTCGCAAGGAACGCCACGCCGACCGCCGCGAATAGCGCTACTGCGGCCGCCGACTCGGTGGCGATGGCCACGGGGGTCATCGAGACAGCTGCCATCCCGAACCCAGCGGTGACTACGCCGATCAGTGCGGCAGTGAGCACGCGCACGAACTGCACTGGGAGCGATGGTGCCCGGCGTCCAACGTCTCGGCCAAGACTAACGCCGAAGCGGCCGAGGTCCCAAACGACAACGGCACCGATCAGCGTACCAAGCGACGCCGGCAGCGGTGCGCCGAGTGCCGCCCCGAACCCACCGGCTCCGAGCAGGCCGCCACTCGCGAGTGCATGACCGCTGTGACGCCCCGGTACTACTTGGAACAGCATCCCGAGACGGAGCATTGCCAGCGATAATGCGGCCGTGATCCCACCCAGTGCGACGAGTCCCAGTGCAACGACCTCACCGGTGTAGTATTCGATTACGCTGTCGACTTGCTGGAGCACTACCTCGCCGACTGTTCCGGGGAGCGCAGTCTCTAAACGTCCCAATAGCGTGTTCAGGATCAGGTCATGACCCATCCAGCCGACGGCCAACGCGAGCCCCGTGCCAGCAACAATGGCGATCTTCCCGAGATGCTTCCGGATGCCGGCGTGATGGAGCCGTCGGATCAGGCGGACCAACACGACGACGATGACACTGACGACCAGCAGTCTCGTTGCTAGCCAGCGCAGGAACGGTGCACGTGCGAGGCCATCAAGCAGACCGACCACGGGCGGCGGGACCAACGCCCAGAGCTCGACGTAGGCCGGTCCGAGCAGGATACGCGCGCCGATGAGCAGGACCCCGACCATGACGCCGATGGTGGTGCGCCCGAGCGTCGACTGGAGCTGTTCGAACGACTTGATCGCGGCATCGTCGTCGCCGGCGCGATCGTCGAGCAGTTCCGCGACCGGGAGCGCCGCCAACGCAGCCCGCAGTGCGAGTAGTGCCAGCGAGGCGATCAGCAGAAAGCTCCCGAGCGGTGGCACTGCCGTCGCGTCGGGGAGCAGTTCTGGGATCGTCTCAGGCAGCGGGAGGTCGGCGAACGGCTCCATCTCCTCCCTCTGCCGGACGGTGTTCCCGATCAGCGCAGCCGCCACCGCGAGCAGCCCCACTGTGCTCAGCAGCGTACTCCATGTGGCTGCAGTCACGCTGTCGCGGTCGGCGGCATCATTTGGGATCGCCACCGCGCCGAATCCAGCGAGTACGACGCTCACCCCGACGAACACTGTTCCCTGTGGTGCGAAGCCGGCCAGCTGGGCGATTAGCGTGTAGCCCAGCCCTGCGAACAGCAGGCCGCCGGCCAGCGGGGCGACGGCAACGCCCAGGAGCGTGCCGAGAGCGGCGGGGCGTGCCCGGCTGGCTAGCCAGACGACCACCGCGATACCGGCGCCGCCAACCGTCGCGACCGCCAGTGAGTCCACCACACCCAGTGCGTCCGCCAACAGCCAGCATGCGACGGCGACGATCGCCACCGCGAGCGCCGAGCCAGCACGCGGCGGTCGCCAGTTCGTCTCGGACACTGTCGTCACGGCCTCCTCGTCGTTGGGCTCGGCTGCCATCACCGGCCACCCCCATTGATTGCCGCGGCCACCGCCGAGAGCGACCGCTCGGCAGGCCAGTCGATCACGCGCTCGCAGACGCCGCGGCCCTCCCGGAGCCGAATCTCCCGCCGAGCACCGTGGAGGCGGCCGCCAGCGCTTGCCTCGCCGGTCGGATCTGGTGAGAGCAGTGTCGGTTCGTTGCCGACTACCGCGGCCCGCTTCGCGTACGATAGTGGTGCCCGGCCGACAAGCGGCGAGACGATCAGTAACTCCGCACGCTCGGGGAACTGTGCGATCAGCCCCGAGACGTCGCGGCGGTCCGGCTCGGATTCGTTCTCGGCGAGCGAGGTGAGCGCAGTATTGGCTGCGGTGCGGCGGGCAGCCACATCGGCGGCGGCCGAGAACACTGCGTCGGCGGCGTGCTGGCCTGTTTCGGTGCCGGCGTTCTCGACCCAGAGTGCATTGCCGGCCTCCCGGATCGACATTTCGACGTCGGCGGCGTCGACGCCAAGCACGGCGAGCGAGACGCGGTGGCCTAGCCCACGGTAGTGCTCGACGGCCGCCTCAGCGGCGTAAGCGGCGTACTCAGCGCCGGTCGGATGGGTCGGTGCGAAGGATCGCCGAGTCTCGGATCGGACGTCGAGCAGTACGATTTCCCGGGCTGCGCGTTCCTGTCTGAACTCCGTGGTAACTAGGTCGCCAGTTTTTGCGTACTGCCGCCAATTCACTCGGTTCTGGGCGTCGCCTGGACGGTACTCCCGCGTGGAGTGGAACTCCAGCCCTTCGCCACCTTGATCGCTCTGGGTCACCCCGGTCCGGAGCTTCGTCGCCTGATCCAGCCCGTCGAGGGCCGCCGGATCAGTGCAGTTGACGGAGTCGGCACCGCTGACGGTCGCCGAAAGTGTCGCGGTGTCAGTGCCCAACAGCGAGCGCGCGACCAGCCGTGCATCGCCGAACGCGAAGTCCCCGCGCTTGGCGATCACAGTGTAGGAGAACGAGCCGGTAGAGCCGGGCCGCAGCGCCAGCGATGCCCGGGCAGACCCGTCAGTAACGGCCAATTCCTTGGGAACGCTATCGACGATCCGGAGGTCCGTCACCACCGAGTCGCCGGTGTTGGTGACCGATACCGTCACCTCGACGGGATCGCCGGGGGTCAGCTGCCGGTCATCGACGGTGCGCTTCACGTCGATCGAGAGGTCCCCAGGCAGCGTTGATAGCGCGGCGTACCCTACGTAGACGAATGGGATCGTGGCGCCGGCGACCAGCGTCGCTTTGGCGTAGAACAGTCCCAGACCAAGCAGGAAGAGGCCACCGACGAGCCAGACGCTCCAGGGGCCGATGCGGCGCACGCGGCGTAGAAGCGTCAGTGTAGAGCCAGTCGATTCTGCCGCTCCAGCTGTCCCAGTCTCGCTCGGTGTCGCGTCATCGCCGGACTGGGATGGGGTCGGCTGGCCGGTCGTGTCCTGTTCTTCGCGCGATCGCTGCGTTGCGTCACTCATCTGTCTCCTCCTCGATCGGTGTTCGCGTGGCGGCGTCGGGGGCGGTTGCGAGCGTGGCGACGGCGTCAATGCTGCGAACGAGACGTCGCCGGCCTTCGGCGGCCTCGTCAAGCCACCCGCGCAGCCGAGCGAGCAGTGGTACCGGGGCGGCGTCGCCCAGGAACCCTGCCGCGAGGTCGTCATCGGTCCACGCACCCTGTTCGATCCGACGGCGGGCCGCTTCGGGGCTTTCGCCTGCGGTCTGGAGTGCCGAAACGGCAGTCTCCCGAAGATCATTGCGGTACTGACGGGCATCGTCAAGCGACTCGACGCCGTCGAGTGCCTCGTCGGCAGCGTAGCCCGTGACGGTCGCCGGGTCGACGTTAACGGACTCCGGGAGTCGCTCGTCGTCGCCGACGAGAACTGGGTCCGCCTCGCCGGTCGTACCCGAGAGCTTCCGGATCGCGACGACTAGCAGTGCCATGGCGGCGATGGCGCCGACCGCCGTGTTCAGTAGCTGGTCCGTGTCGTACTCCGAAATCTGGTCGTAGATGGGTGTCAGCACGCCTTCGGCCGGAGCGAGCAGTTCGGGCGCGAGCAGCAGCGCGGCTGCGACGCCAAGCAGGGCCAGCAAGGTGAGTGTGAGTAGCCCGCGTCGGAGCAGGCCGAGTACACTCACGCGGCATCACCTCCGGATTCGTCACCGTCATCTGCTGCCTGTTCGGAGTTAATCGACTCCATGGCCTCCTCGGCGACTTCCTGTCGCGTGGTGGGATCAGCGCTGTCGTAGGTGACTTCCCGGTAAGCGTCCCGTAGGCGCGTGACCGGGCCGGCAGGAAGGTTGGCATCCTCCACCGCGTATCGGGCAATTTCGCCCGGCGTCAGGGTGCGTACCTGTCGGAGTGGGAGGATACTGAGGAACCGCTGCCACGCCTGGCTGATCCGCTCACGGGCGGCCACAGTCTCGGGATCTGCCTCAGTCGTGTCCCCGACGCTTGATCCAGCTCCCGCCGTCGGCTCACTGGCTCGAAGGTTTCGGAGCCACGCGAGCAGTCGTTCCGGGAGTGACTGGATAGCCACGACAGTTGTGGTGGCCCACGCAGTGAGGGAAGTGATGATGATCTGTGCGACTTCGCCGGGGGTCTTGGTGCGCTTCCGGAGCGCCTGTGCGAGTTCGACGAGTCGGTCTTTGGCGTTCGAGAGTGCCGCGATCACTGCTTCGACGCCACGACTCAGCGCGTCGGCCAGTGAGACGACCGTGACCAGGATCAGTTGGTAGCCCCGTCTGATGCTCCCCCCCGCCCGCGCGAGCAAGCTCCGGGGGGTGATCCCACGGTAGTACGCGATCCCGAACACTGCGCCGACGCCGGCTAATACACCTCCGACAACTTGTGCCAACGTGCTGAATAGCCCCTTGACGTCGACCGACGCGCGCTGACCGTGCGCGCTCACGGCGAGCGTGACCGAGTCGGTGGGGGGCAGCCGCCCGACCGCGGAGCCGTCGATGCCAGTGGTACCGACGGCCTCGCCGTCGATCGAGACGGTGGCGTTGGGGAGCGCTTCGTCACCGAGGGTGGCGTTAAGCGTTACCGGCGCAAACGGAATCGTTGCGGGCCAGCCCACGCTGTAGTTGAGTTCGAGCGAGCGGATCGTGACGGTCTCGGAGCCTTCGGTGCTGCCGCGGCTAACAGCGTACTCGTACTCCCCCGGATCGTTGGGAAGTCGGAACTCGAAGCGGCCTTGGGCGTCGGTACGGCCGATCTGATCGCCGTTCAGCGTCACATTGCCGTCGCGAACGGGCACATCGTCGATGGTTGCGACCAGCGTCACCCGGGCGTCACTGCGCACCTCGCCGACGAACGAAATCGAGGCGTTGGTGTTGAGCGTGAATGTGGTGTTCTCGCTAGTCTGGACCGCGTAGCCGTCGACGGCTCGCGGCGCGTCAGCTGGGGGCGGCAGCACGCCCGCAGTGTCGGTCCGTACTGTCACGTCCAACTGTGCGGTGTATGGTACTCTGGCGACGACGGTCCCCTCGTTGTCGGTCCGGCCGACAGGCTCACCGTTGAACAGCACTTCGGCGCCGACAACTGGCTCACCTTCGCGCAGCACGGTCACCTCGACAGTGGCACCGGGGACGGCGGTCCTGTTGAGCGTCACGTTCAGTGGCGGTTCACTCTCGGTGGGCGTCGCGGTGGGTGTCGGCGTGGGCGTGGAGCTGTCTGTCGGGGTTGGTGTTGGGGTCGGTGTGGGGGTTGGCGTTGGGGTGGATGTCGAGGCCAATGTCCCCGTTCCAGTCCCGGTTCCAGTCGGCGTTCCAGTCCCGGTCCCAGTCCCGGTTCCAGTTCCCGTGCCTGTGCCAGTGGTCGTCTCGGTAGTCGTCGACTCAAGGGCCTCGTTCTCGGCAGACTGGCGTGCCGAGCTCGGGGTTGGATCGAAACGGACCCAGCCGATCTCGGGGAAGTACACTTCAACCCACGCGTGTGCGTGCATCCCTCGGACGGTGTACTCGTTGGGGCCGGTCTGTTCGCCCGTCGCGTAGCCCACGACGTAGCGTGCGGGGATACCCTGTGAGCGCAGCATCGTCGTCATCGCGGTAGCAAAGTACTCGCAGTAGCCCTGATTCATCTCGAACACGAACTGCGAGGTGATCGTGCCGTTCTCGCGATCGTGGCTCGCGTTCAGTGAGTACTCTTTGTTCGACTCCAGCCACGACTCGATCTGGGTTGCCGTCTCGTAGGGAGTCTCCGATTCGGTGGTGAGTTCGGTCGTGAACGCGGCGACCTGCTGGGTGTCGTTGCCGGCGGGAAGGTCGGTGTAGGTCGACTCCACCTCGTTAGGGTAGTCCTCGCCGGCCGAGCGAAGCAGGCCGGGATCGTCTGGCGGCGCTACGGACTCGCCGACGTAGGTCGTGTCGGCCGGCATTGGCTCCTGACTCGAGATCGACCGCCCCGGCTCCAACTGGAGTGCATCGCTCTCGAGGGAGAGTGACTGCGGTCGCCAGACAGTCGGGAGCGCCGTCGCCGACTTGGCGAGCGTCACCTCGTAGTTGATCCGCTCGCCTGCGGCACCCTCGACAGGGGTAGTCCCGTCGAACGGCTGGGCGTCGCCAGTACGCTCCCACCCCTGCCCGGTGTAGCGGTCGAACGAGCCGGTACGCCAGTAGCTGGGTTGCTCGCTCCTGACGACGAAGTGGACTTCCTGGTTCAGGCTGTTGTAAGCATTCGACGCGGTCGAGCCTTGGCTGCTTCCAGCATTCATCTGGCTGTCCGCCGATAGTGCGCCAAGCCCGCCCGACGCTAGACTCGTGGCGCCGCTATCTTCCCCGCCTAGCGGCTGGCCAAGGTTGAACTGTGCGGCAGGCGCTCCACCGCCGCCCACGAACAGCGGCAGCGCCACGCTGGCGAGCACGACTGCGGCGACACAGACCAACGTCAACAGGACGCGCCACCACCGGCGGTCGCCTCCGAGTTCGACGGCTCCCTTGTCGTCGCTCACGTGTTTCGTTTTCTACCTTTAGCCCGGGGGTCATGAATGATGCGATAGGGATAACTACGTCTATTCGGGCGTTTGTCGCCAGCTCCACGCGACCGACTGTTCGCTTCGAGAAACGATAGAATTTCTCGCTTCTGTCGAATCCCATCATTCCTGCTTCATTTACAGTGCAACAGCCGGTATACAGGACCTCTTACTCATCGGGCGGGTCTACCGACGGTCCGGATACTGACTTGCGATGCTTCCACTCACACGCATGTCGACGCACCTCACGGTCGCCGGCGTTGATGCCACAACCTTACTTCGCTTCGATCGAGATGTCCTCCGACGCACACTGGGGACAGTGTGACCACCGATCGGCGTTTTTCCCATTCCCGGTCCTGATAGGGAGAACATCAGTTTTCGCCATACAGTCGAAACACGTGATCCGGACCGCATCAGTGACGCTGTAAGGCATATCCGGAAGTGGTTGCTGGCCTCAGAAAAGCACATAGGTGATGACATTCCCCAAAGCGTCGACACACTTCATGTTCGCCGACATCGACGACGCAACCTTACGCCGGCTCGATCGAGATGTCCTCCGATCCACAGCGGGGGCAGTGCGACCACCGTTCAGGATCCTTGCAGTTGCCGGATTGGACAGGATCGACATCAGTTTTCGCCGTACAGTGGAGGCACGTGATCCGCACAGCGTCGGTAACGGTGGACGCCATATCGAGGAGTGATTCCTCGACACCCGAAAAGCATACCGGTGCTCAACTATCCCGATCGCTCGGGCGATACCGCCGTTGAGTGGCCGAACGAGTTGCATCTCCGGATCCTCGGGATCGCTTATTGCGTCCAGCGCCGGAGTGCGAGCGCGGCTGTCAACAGCAACAGGACAAACATGACGTCGACGCCGTCGACGCTAGCGACCTGGAGTGTCTGCGTAGTGGGGCCGATCGTTGTCACGGTAAGCGTACCTTCCGACGAACAGTCGGCGACAACATCGCCGCTGTTGTATAACTCGATCACGCGGAGCAGCTCCGGAAACTCGACCTCGATGCCGCTGATCGAGCCGTTGCTGTTGTACGCATCGATCACCGTCAGGAGGTCTCGGAACCCGACCTCACAATCCGCACCGGGGATCGGGACCGGTGCTGCCGTTTCTGTCTGCATAGTGGTGGAGGCTACGGCCGTGGATGGTGCGAAGGCGGCCATGAGCACCAACACAGCAACGGCCCATACGCGAGAATCCACCATACGTGTCATTTAATTGTGGTTCGTGAAGAAGAGTGCTCCGGACGCGGCGATTAACACAGAAGTGAGCCATGAAGCCCGAGTACTCTCTCCCACCATCGACGACTGCGTCACCTGCGATAGGTCAGTCCGCCAAACAGCGGGAACGTGACCAGCATGTCGGACCCGTCAAGTATCCCGGTCGGCGTACTCGAGGTAGCCCTGCAGGAGTTCCTGCCTGTCGAACCCATCGTGGGTCGGTCCGCTCTCGGGGGCGGTTCCGAAGGTCACAACGAACTCGTCGAGGCTGACCCGCTCGATGCGTGCAGCCTTGTACGCGATGCCGTCCAAGTGGTAGGTGCGCTAAGCAAGTGGGCGATCGGTGGCATGAGCAGCTGCTTTGGAAACTCACTCTGGAAGGCGTCCGGCGAGGGGCCGGACGATGGATCCTCGTTACAGTTGGCGCTGGAATCGTACTCCAAGCGCCATCCAGCAGTTGTGAATCGAGCCGTATGAGCTTTCTGGCCCTGTCTTCTATCCGGATTCGCTCGATGCAGAGACCGTCGGTCGTCGTGCAGGTGATATCGTGGAGTGTCACGAGTGTGAGTTGGACGACAACGCAGACAAGAATGGTGCACTGATATCGGAATGCAAGCCTTGGGCAAGTTCTTAAGATCAGAGGGTCCACCTGGCATGACGCTGAGGGGCGAAGCTTTTGCCCGCCGCCCGCCCAGTAGGGGTATGGATCTCTTCCGCAGCGTCGGCGCCGTGGCGTCGGCTTCCGGCGACGGCGTCGTCGACTGGGCGGCGGTCTCCGAGGCCGCCAAGTCCGGGACCGACCCCGGCTCGCTCGACCTCTCGGCGGCCGACCGCGAGGGGTACGCGACCGACGTCCGCGACGCCCGGGACCGCATCCGCGAGGTCGGCGGCGTCGAGTTCGACGTGCCCGAGACGGTGTCGCTCCAGAACCGCCACCACTGGATCGACGCCAACGTCGACACGTTCCGGCGGCTGATCGAGCCGATGGCCGAGGAGTTCGACCAGCCGCTGTTCCCCGGTGCCTCCCGCGTCGTCAACACGGGCTCGATGTCGTTCTCGCTTGCCTTCCTCGGCCGGCACGTCCTCGGGCAGTACGACCCGCTCCTGCTGGCGGAGGCCGACCGCGGCCGAACGTCGCCGCGGTCCGCGTCTACCGACGACGGCCCGACCCACGAACTGTACTTCGTCCACCCGAACATCGAGCGCACCGCCAGAGAACTGAACGTCGACTTCCCGCGGTTCCGGCGCTGGATCGCGTTTCACGAGGTGACCCACGCCGCGGAGTTCGGTGCCGCGGAGTGGCTGCCGGGCTACCTCGAATCACGGATGCGCGACACGGTGACCGAACTCGCTGCCGGCGGGCTGAACCGCGAGGCGTTCTCCGAGCTCGACGCCGCGATGACCGCCGTCGAGGGGTACGCCGAACTGCTGATGGATCGGGCGTTCGACGAGGAGTACGACGACCTTCGCCGGAAAATCGACGCCCGGCGGGGCGGCGGCGGACCGGTCGATCAGCTGATCCGGCGGCTGCTCGGGCTCGGGCTCAAGCGCCGGCAGTACGAACGCGGCGCGGCGTTTTTCACCGCTGTCGCCGACGCCGAGGGGCTGGAGACCGCCGGGAGAGTGTGGGACCGCCCGGAGAACCTCCCGACGGACGCGGAACTCGACGATCCCGAGCGCTGGCTCGCCCGGATCGAGTAGCTACCACTCCCGCTCGGACATGTCCGGCGTGTCGGGCATCACGTCCCGGAGGTTCCGGACGACGAACCACGTCACGACGGCGCCGACGACGAGTCCCCCGACGCCCGCGAGCAGTGCAAAGCGGGTGCTGGAGCCGGCCTGAATCGACACGAGCACGCCGGAGAGACCGATGAGCAGCACGAAGCCGGCCTGCAGCACCAGCGAGCCGTTGTTCCCGTCACCGCCCATCGCACAGCCTCCCGTTCATGGCTCCAGAGAGGGCGTTCGACGGCTTGAACGCGGCGGTTGCGCCGCCCTGTGCCAGCCCACAAGACACCTATACCCCGCACTCGCCCCCGAACGTATGGGCGAACACGCAGCCGTCGCGGCCATCGACGATCCCGTCACAGTCGAGCGAATCGCCGCCGATCTCCGCGATCTGGGCGTCGATGCGGGTGACACCCTCCTCGTCCACACCTCGCTCTCCGAACTCGGCTGGGTCGCCGGCGGGCCACAGGCCGTCGTCGACGCGCTCCAGCGCATCGTGACCGCGGACGGAACCGTCGTGATGCCGACCCACTCGACGCAGTACAGCGACCCGTCGGTCTGGACGAACCCCCCGGTCCCGGACGACTGGATCCCGCAGATCCGCGAGTCGATGCCGGCGTTTCGGCCCGCGGTGACGCCGAGCCGCGGGATGGGCGCGGTCGCGGAGTGTTTCCGTGACTACCCGGAGACGGTGCGGAGCAGCCACCCGCTGTACTCCTTCGCGGCGTGGGGCGCCGACGCCGAAGCGATCGTCGCGGACCACAGCTTCGAGAACGCGATGGGCGAGGAGTCCCCGCTCGCGCGGGTGTACGACCGCGACGGCTCGGTGCTGCTGCTCGGGACCGACCACGCGTCGAACACGTCGCTGCACCTCGCGGAGTACCGCGCCGACATCGACGCCGAGCGAGTGACCGAGACCGCGCCGGTCCTACAGGACGGCGAGCGAACGATGGTCGAGTGGACCGACATCGACCACGAGAGCGGCGACTTCCTCGTGGCCGGGTCGACGTTCGAGGGCGAGCATCCCGAGTCGGTCGAGACGGGGGAAGTCGGGGCGGGGGCGGCGACGCTCGTCGACCAGCCGGCGCTGGTCGACTTCGCCGCCGAGTGGCTGAGCGAGCATCGCTAAGTCGCCACTGTGGGAGCTCAGGGGGTTCGGTGGCACTCTTCCGGCCTTCCTACCTCATCCAGGTCGATTCCTAGACCTTCCAGCACGTCCTTTTCCACTTCCCGGGAGTCGATGGACTCGCCCGCCTCACCAGTGTGGAGGGCCACCGCTTCGTCGAGCATCGCCAGCGCCCCTTCACGGGTTTCGCCGACCGAAGCAACGCCCAGATCTTCGTCGACAGCCGACCAGTTCCCGGCGTCCTCGTTCCACGACAACGAGATGTTGCGAGACGCTGGGTGGGCAGCGGTCGAACCGTGTTTCGGTGTGTCA from Halolamina sediminis encodes:
- a CDS encoding AAA family ATPase; translated protein: MDPEAAADRAEDVIDELSAAVVTDRAFLETVMTGVLAGGHVLLEDVPGTGKTLAARSLAGALNLSFTRIQFTPDLLPADITGSNVFDESSGNFQFAEGPIFANVVLADEINRAPPKTQAALLEAMGEGQVSVDGETHQLPDPFIVIATQNPVEQEGTFGLPEAQRDRFIVKTSMGYPEFDGEMELIDRRAGRTESVPSVSAVADTATVRDLRAVPETVTAEQNVREYLVKLGRATREHRHVSVGVSPRGIQHLFEASRAYATLQGRTYLVPDDVKRTVDDVFPHRLVLTAEAEIEGVDAADVLEDVKGQIPVPTMEA
- a CDS encoding DUF7519 family protein; protein product: MAAEPNDEEAVTTVSETNWRPPRAGSALAVAIVAVACWLLADALGVVDSLAVATVGGAGIAVVVWLASRARPAALGTLLGVAVAPLAGGLLFAGLGYTLIAQLAGFAPQGTVFVGVSVVLAGFGAVAIPNDAADRDSVTAATWSTLLSTVGLLAVAAALIGNTVRQREEMEPFADLPLPETIPELLPDATAVPPLGSFLLIASLALLALRAALAALPVAELLDDRAGDDDAAIKSFEQLQSTLGRTTIGVMVGVLLIGARILLGPAYVELWALVPPPVVGLLDGLARAPFLRWLATRLLVVSVIVVVLVRLIRRLHHAGIRKHLGKIAIVAGTGLALAVGWMGHDLILNTLLGRLETALPGTVGEVVLQQVDSVIEYYTGEVVALGLVALGGITAALSLAMLRLGMLFQVVPGRHSGHALASGGLLGAGGFGAALGAPLPASLGTLIGAVVVWDLGRFGVSLGRDVGRRAPSLPVQFVRVLTAALIGVVTAGFGMAAVSMTPVAIATESAAAVALFAAVGVAFLASLVLAR
- a CDS encoding DUF58 domain-containing protein encodes the protein MSDATQRSREEQDTTGQPTPSQSGDDATPSETGTAGAAESTGSTLTLLRRVRRIGPWSVWLVGGLFLLGLGLFYAKATLVAGATIPFVYVGYAALSTLPGDLSIDVKRTVDDRQLTPGDPVEVTVSVTNTGDSVVTDLRIVDSVPKELAVTDGSARASLALRPGSTGSFSYTVIAKRGDFAFGDARLVARSLLGTDTATLSATVSGADSVNCTDPAALDGLDQATKLRTGVTQSDQGGEGLEFHSTREYRPGDAQNRVNWRQYAKTGDLVTTEFRQERAAREIVLLDVRSETRRSFAPTHPTGAEYAAYAAEAAVEHYRGLGHRVSLAVLGVDAADVEMSIREAGNALWVENAGTETGQHAADAVFSAAADVAARRTAANTALTSLAENESEPDRRDVSGLIAQFPERAELLIVSPLVGRAPLSYAKRAAVVGNEPTLLSPDPTGEASAGGRLHGARREIRLREGRGVCERVIDWPAERSLSAVAAAINGGGR
- a CDS encoding DUF7269 family protein, which encodes MSVLGLLRRGLLTLTLLALLGVAAALLLAPELLAPAEGVLTPIYDQISEYDTDQLLNTAVGAIAAMALLVVAIRKLSGTTGEADPVLVGDDERLPESVNVDPATVTGYAADEALDGVESLDDARQYRNDLRETAVSALQTAGESPEAARRRIEQGAWTDDDLAAGFLGDAAPVPLLARLRGWLDEAAEGRRRLVRSIDAVATLATAPDAATRTPIEEETDE
- a CDS encoding transglutaminase TgpA family protein, with product MSDDKGAVELGGDRRWWRVLLTLVCVAAVVLASVALPLFVGGGGAPAAQFNLGQPLGGEDSGATSLASGGLGALSADSQMNAGSSQGSTASNAYNSLNQEVHFVVRSEQPSYWRTGSFDRYTGQGWERTGDAQPFDGTTPVEGAAGERINYEVTLAKSATALPTVWRPQSLSLESDALQLEPGRSISSQEPMPADTTYVGESVAPPDDPGLLRSAGEDYPNEVESTYTDLPAGNDTQQVAAFTTELTTESETPYETATQIESWLESNKEYSLNASHDRENGTITSQFVFEMNQGYCEYFATAMTTMLRSQGIPARYVVGYATGEQTGPNEYTVRGMHAHAWVEVYFPEIGWVRFDPTPSSARQSAENEALESTTTETTTGTGTGTGTGTGTGTGTPTGTGTGTGTLASTSTPTPTPTPTPTPTPTDSSTPTPTPTATPTESEPPLNVTLNRTAVPGATVEVTVLREGEPVVGAEVLFNGEPVGRTDNEGTVVARVPYTAQLDVTVRTDTAGVLPPPADAPRAVDGYAVQTSENTTFTLNTNASISFVGEVRSDARVTLVATIDDVPVRDGNVTLNGDQIGRTDAQGRFEFRLPNDPGEYEYAVSRGSTEGSETVTIRSLELNYSVGWPATIPFAPVTLNATLGDEALPNATVSIDGEAVGTTGIDGSAVGRLPPTDSVTLAVSAHGQRASVDVKGLFSTLAQVVGGVLAGVGAVFGIAYYRGITPRSLLARAGGSIRRGYQLILVTVVSLADALSRGVEAVIAALSNAKDRLVELAQALRKRTKTPGEVAQIIITSLTAWATTTVVAIQSLPERLLAWLRNLRASEPTAGAGSSVGDTTEADPETVAARERISQAWQRFLSILPLRQVRTLTPGEIARYAVEDANLPAGPVTRLRDAYREVTYDSADPTTRQEVAEEAMESINSEQAADDGDESGGDAA
- a CDS encoding zinc-dependent metalloprotease → MDLFRSVGAVASASGDGVVDWAAVSEAAKSGTDPGSLDLSAADREGYATDVRDARDRIREVGGVEFDVPETVSLQNRHHWIDANVDTFRRLIEPMAEEFDQPLFPGASRVVNTGSMSFSLAFLGRHVLGQYDPLLLAEADRGRTSPRSASTDDGPTHELYFVHPNIERTARELNVDFPRFRRWIAFHEVTHAAEFGAAEWLPGYLESRMRDTVTELAAGGLNREAFSELDAAMTAVEGYAELLMDRAFDEEYDDLRRKIDARRGGGGPVDQLIRRLLGLGLKRRQYERGAAFFTAVADAEGLETAGRVWDRPENLPTDAELDDPERWLARIE
- a CDS encoding aminoglycoside N(3)-acetyltransferase — translated: MGEHAAVAAIDDPVTVERIAADLRDLGVDAGDTLLVHTSLSELGWVAGGPQAVVDALQRIVTADGTVVMPTHSTQYSDPSVWTNPPVPDDWIPQIRESMPAFRPAVTPSRGMGAVAECFRDYPETVRSSHPLYSFAAWGADAEAIVADHSFENAMGEESPLARVYDRDGSVLLLGTDHASNTSLHLAEYRADIDAERVTETAPVLQDGERTMVEWTDIDHESGDFLVAGSTFEGEHPESVETGEVGAGAATLVDQPALVDFAAEWLSEHR
- a CDS encoding type II toxin-antitoxin system HicB family antitoxin; this encodes MGTDTPKHGSTAAHPASRNISLSWNEDAGNWSAVDEDLGVASVGETREGALAMLDEAVALHTGEAGESIDSREVEKDVLEGLGIDLDEVGRPEECHRTP